From Pelagicoccus sp. SDUM812003, a single genomic window includes:
- the dmeF gene encoding CDF family Co(II)/Ni(II) efflux transporter DmeF — MRSISDLQHSHTFGQEERQDGERRTLIVIAITFAMMIIEIGAGVYFGSMALLADGLHMASHAAALAINAFAYIYARRNAANPRFSFGTGKVNALGGYTGALLLAGFAVMMAWESVERLLNPVSIAFNWAIAVAIIGLVVNGASMLLLGEKGHHHHHHHGEEEHHHHEDDHHQHGHHHHHEGDHHHHDHNLRSAYLHVMADALTSVTAIVALLAAKYFGWIWMDPLMGIVGSLLVANWSLGLIRSTSQTLLDHQASDERLETLRAAVAGADASVTDLHLWSIGPGLNNAQITIASASPLAPEQYKQRIPKALNVVHATVEIHKIPAR, encoded by the coding sequence GGACGGCGAACGCCGCACCCTGATCGTCATCGCGATCACCTTCGCCATGATGATCATCGAAATCGGAGCAGGCGTCTACTTCGGCTCCATGGCATTGCTAGCCGATGGCTTGCATATGGCCTCGCACGCCGCCGCCCTCGCCATCAACGCCTTCGCCTACATCTACGCTCGCAGAAACGCCGCCAACCCGCGCTTTTCCTTTGGCACCGGAAAAGTGAACGCCCTCGGTGGCTACACAGGCGCCCTGCTGCTCGCCGGTTTCGCGGTGATGATGGCTTGGGAAAGCGTCGAACGATTGCTCAACCCCGTGTCGATCGCCTTCAACTGGGCCATCGCCGTAGCGATCATCGGACTGGTGGTCAACGGCGCCAGCATGCTGCTGCTCGGAGAAAAAGGGCACCACCATCACCACCACCATGGCGAAGAGGAGCATCACCACCACGAGGACGACCACCACCAGCACGGCCATCATCATCATCACGAAGGGGATCATCACCATCACGACCACAACCTTCGCTCGGCCTACTTGCACGTCATGGCCGACGCCCTCACTTCCGTCACCGCCATCGTGGCCTTGCTGGCCGCCAAGTACTTCGGCTGGATTTGGATGGATCCCTTGATGGGCATCGTCGGTTCGCTTCTGGTAGCGAACTGGTCCCTCGGCCTGATACGCTCCACCAGCCAAACCCTGCTCGATCACCAAGCGAGCGACGAGCGACTCGAAACCCTGCGGGCAGCGGTGGCAGGCGCCGACGCCAGCGTGACCGACCTGCACCTCTGGTCCATCGGTCCCGGTCTCAACAACGCCCAGATCACGATCGCTAGCGCCAGTCCGCTGGCCCCCGAACAGTACAAGCAACGCATACCGAAGGCCCTCAACGTGGTGCACGCCACGGTGGAAATCCACAAGATTCCCGCTCGATAA